Within the Leptotrichia sp. oral taxon 498 genome, the region TTTCCCAATCATAAATCTCATTATCAAATGTTACAGACTTATTCGATACTTGTATTTTAGGAGAACTTTCAAAAATCTGAGTCAATTCCTGCAATCCTTCTTCACTTGAAAATAAAAATTTATTTTTCACAAAACCTTGATTTTGAAATGGAAAAATCTCAACTCCACCATTTTCAATATTTTCTACTGCTTTTGAAAAATTTTTTTCTAAAAAACATTTTTGAAATACTGAAAATAAGTCATAATCATACCCGCTTCCGTCTATCTTTTTCCAATTACCACCATCAGGTTTATACAAAATTTTAGAAAACTTCTTCATTTGAAATAATCTATTATCCTTAAAGAAAAAATATTTTAAATTTTCATAATACACTTTCTCTTTTTTGAAAATAAAATAATCATCATAAAATTCTATATTAGGAAATTTATTTTTGTAATAAAAAATAAACAATCCATTTAATAAGACAAATAGTATAAATAAAACTATTAAAGTTGAAACAGAAGACACGCTAAAGCCTTTTTCTATTTCTTTTGTCACTGAGAAAAGCAACATTATATCCAAAAATATCAAAATTCCTAAAATTTGTATTCTTGGTTTGGAATAAAATATAGTCCAGTCTATTTTTATAATTTTTTTCAGTTTCCCTTCTTTCATAAAATCCCTTTCTCTTCCAGTAATTTTTGATAAATCTTAAAATTTTCATTTTCAAAACATACAAAATTTACTTTTTCTATAAAATCGCTTTTCTCCAAATATTCTATCACAGCATTAATAGCTGTTTTTGCAGCTAAATCTTTTGGAAATCTGTACACTCCTGTCGAGATATTTGGAAAGGAAATATTTTTTAATTTATTTTTTTCAGCCAATTCTAAACTTGAAATATAGGCTTTTTTTAACAACTTTTCTGCAAATAATTTTGCTTCATTATTTTTTCCTGACTGCCAGACAGGTCCAACTGTGTGAATTACATTTTTGAAAGGCATATTTCCTGCTCTTGTAATAACAGCTTTACCAACATCGCATTTTCCTTGAGTATTTCGTATTTTTTGACAATCTTTGGCTATTTCCTTCCCGCCTTTTCTATGAATCGCACCATCGACACCGCTTCCTCCAAGTAAAGAAGAATTTGCAGCATTTACAATTACATCAGCTGGATATTCGGTAATATCGCCTTTTACAAGCACAATTCTATTTTTCAAATCTTTTGATTTCATAATTTTTCCTTTTTAACAAATATTTTTAAGATTTGCTTAACAATTTTTATTTTTTGTTACTTTATTTTTTCAATAATTCCACTGTCTTTCCCTTGGTTATCGGAATTTCTTCAAACTTAGCTTTTCCCACTTTTATAAGTTCGTAAGCAAGTTTTGAATATTGTGGCATTCCTATTCCCTTTTCTTCAAGAAGTCTATTATTTAAAATTTCTTTTTTATCCCCGCTTAAAATTATTTTTCCTTCATCCAAAACTACAATTTTTTCAGCATATTCTGCAATTAATTCCAATTTATGCTCCACTAAAATTATCGTTTTTCCTTTTTTAGCCATAATATTTATTATTTTGAAAATATCTTGCGTTCCTTTTGGATCAAGCTGTGAAGTTGGTTCATCAATTACTAATATTTCAGGGTCCATCACGATTATTGAAGCTAATGCAACACGCTGTTTTTGACCTCCAGACATCTCTTGCGGATTTTTATCCTTCAAATGCTCTATTTCAAGTAATTTCAATGTTTCATTTACTCTTTTTATTATTTTTTCCTTTTCAACTGCAAGATTTTCTAAACCATAAGCAATTTCTTCAAAAACTGTATCTTTTACTCCGCTAATTTGTGTAAATGGATTTTGAAACACAAAACCAACTTTTGTCACAAGTTCTTTTGGATTAAAATCTTTCAAATTTTTCCCATCAATTACAATTTTTCCAGTCACTTCTCCCTTGTAAAAATCTGGCACAAATCTTCTAAGAGCGTTACAAAATGTCGTTTTTCCGCTTCCATTTTTTCCAACAATCGCCCAAAACTCGCCTGTTTCGATTTTTAAATTCAAATTTTCTAAAACATTCTTATCTTCCAACGGATATTTATAACTAAAATTTTTTATTTCAATACCCATAAAATCCTCCAAGCAATGCATAAAATTAAAAAAATCACAAGTATCATTTTTATAATTTTGTCATTTTTTGTCTCTTTTAATTCGTCCAATATCGTTCTTTTTTCTCCTATTGAAAAACCTCTCGCTTCCAGCGTAATCGCTCTTTCTTCTGTATTTACAATCGAACCTAGCACAAGCGGAATAAATACAGGTAAAAGCGCTTTAAATCTAACAAAAACATTTCCTTCAGTTTCCACACCTCTTGAACGCTGTGAATCTAAGATTACACTTGCCTGTTTTCCCATTTCTGGTATCATTTGTAAAGTCAAGAGTAAAATGAATGCCATTTTAGGATTAATTCCTTTTTTTTCTAATGCAGTTATAAAATCTTTTGCTGGTGTTATTAAAATAAGCAATGTAATCGGTGTTATAATAGCCCATAATTTTGATGTTACAGCAATTGCTTTCAATAGACCTTTTTTATAAATTACAAAAATCCATATTTTTGCAAATACTTCATCTGACACAAATAATAAACTTTGAGCTAAAAATATTACTAAAGTCAATAAAAATAAGCTTAAAAAGGCTCTTTTAACATAAATTCCCAATTTTCCATATAAAAAGGCAAATATTCCACAAATTACAAAAAGTAAATATCCATAAATATTGTAAGGAATGATAAATCCTGATATTACTAGTGTCAAAACTAAATAAAACTTTGTCAGCGGATATAAATTTTTAAAAAAATTATTCATATTTTCTCCATTTTTCCCATTAAATTTTTTAAAAATATAAAATTCTCTATTTCAAAATACAATTTTTATTTTATATAATTTTCTCCATATTTGAATTTTATTAAATATCTATCTGACATACTTTTTACAATTAAAACAGCAATAATTATTGTCAATGACTTGTCCATAATTTCTGACACAAAAGTCGCCGCTATTACAGAAAAAACTTCCCCAAATCCTAACTTTATTAATGATGATGCAACAAATCCAGTTCCATCTGGTGTAATTCCTTTGTAAACCAAAATTGTAATTACCGTATTTGCAATAACAGTTGTTATAGTTAGTGCCAATATCAACAATATAATTTTTACAACTATATTTTTTATTTTTAATTTTGTAAGATTTCCAATAACAACAGCAATAAGTATTCCAACTGGTAAAAATGCTAAATTTACTGGATTAAATCCACCTGTTGCGATACTCGTAATTACTGCGGTTACCGATCCTACCCATGGTCCTGCAATAAGACTGATAAATACTGTCCCAATAGCATCTAAAAATAATGGTAATTTTAGAGAACTTGCAATTAATGAACCTGTAAAATTAATAGCTACCGCCACAGGTATTAACAAACTTGACATTAAAGAAAAATCATTTTTTAAACTTTTCATTTCTTTGCCTCCTTAAAAATTTATTTATATATATTCTAAAACATATTTGCCGATATTTCAACCTTTTTTACAATATTTATTTAAAAAATACGAAATTAAGCGAATAAATTATGAGAATTTGAATTTTTTATAAATATTTTATGAATTATAATAATAACTTTTGAAAATTTTTATGAGTTATGCCAGAACACTCCCGACGCAAGGAATGAGATGAATGACATATTTTTTGGCAACGAAAAAATTTGAAATAGTTAAATACATATGGTATAATAAAACTGGTTTTGAATCGAGCCAACAGGACGCTAATGTTCTTGGTGGAGAGCTTGTCCATTAAAGTCTTAAGGAAATTAGCTAGAGTTTGAATACTAGATATTCAAAAGAAACTAAATAGTACTTAAGAACCTCACAACTTCAGTCGTGAGAGGTTCAGAAAAAGAAAGGGTATTTATGATGGAAAATAACGATGTAGAAATTTTTACTAAAGAAGAAAAAACTCACGAATTTTTAAAAAAAAAAATATTTATAAAAAGTTTTATAATTATAAAGGAATTAAAGCGCTTCGGATTTTTTTAAAACTCTCCAAAGAAAAAGGGGAAAATAGTTATAATTTATATGAAGATTTGAAAAAAGATTTCCCAACTTGGAATTTTATGAAAGTTTTGAGTTACGAAAAGATAAAAAATAGTCCATTTTCGGTAAAAACTTTAGTTTGCTCGGAAAATGTAGATAAAACTTTTTCAGGAAACTTTGTCGAATATTCAAAATATTTGATAAATGAAAACGACAAGCAAAAATTTTTTGAAGCAATTGACTTATGGTATAAATTTGAATACACATTTTTACAAAAAAATTATTTTCATACAGATTTTAATCTAAACAATTTTATGATTGACCCAAAGACTAAAAACATTGTTTTTATTGACTTTGACGACATAAAAAAAGAGCCGCACTTTAAGAAAAAACTACTTTTGACACAGTCAATCCGAAGTTTTGATGCAACTTTAAAAGACATTCTTCTGAGTATGGATAATATGAAAATTTCTGATAAAAAAGAAATTTTAGACAAGTTTAAGAGCGTTGTCAGTCATTACGACATAAAAATGAGACCAAAAGATATTGAGCACGAAAAAAGAGTTTTAAACGAAAAATAAATTTTTTTGATAAAAAAAACTGCACAAAAATCTTAAAAATAAGATAAAAGTGCAGTTTTTTTATTTTTTATTTTAATCAAAAAATTTATTAGAAAATTTTAGAACAATTTTGTTCCACATTCAGGACAAAATTTTGCACCATTCGTTTTTGTGCCACAATTTGGACAAAATTTTGGAACAGTTCCGTTTGAAGTATTTTCTTGTTGTGCATTATTATTTGAATTTTGATTATTTACACCGTTATTATTCATTTGATTGACTATTTGCTGTCCCATCATCATTCCCATTTGCATCTGAGCCATATCTCCTGCGACACCGCTTCCACTTCCATTTGCCATCGAATCAGCCATAGCCATTTGGGTATATCTATTCACATCGCCAACCATACTTTGAGCCGCAGCTTTTTCCTGCATCTTTTTAATTTCTTCTGGATAATTAAAACTTGAAACCGCAAAACCTGTCATCGCAAGTCCGATTTTTCTCATTTCCAAATCTAAGTCCGTCTGAATTCCAGAACCTATTTCAGAAGCGTTTGCCTGAAGATTGAACATATCCTTTCCTTCTCTTACAATCCACTTCATCAAAAGCTGGTCTAACATCGACAAAACTCTCTCTTTCACATCTTCAATCCCAAATTGCTGTTTTATTCCTGCAATTTTCTCAATCAAAACTTGATTGTCATCAACTTTGCAAGACATTGTCCCAAAAGCTCTTATTGGCATTCCGCCCGGAAGACCTGCTGCTGGAATGCTTATCGCATTTTTAGTTCCCCATTTTATCGTAACTTCTTTTGTATTGACAAATATCACTTCTGCCCTAAGTCCTGAATTAAACCCAAATTTAAACCCTTTTAAAGTGGACAAAAACGGTATTATTTCCGATTGAATATCGTATTCACCGTCATTTTCAAAAATTCCTTCAATTTTTCCGTTATGCAGAAAAATCGCATCTTGCCCTGGTTTTAATATAAGTTTTGAGCCTTTTTTAATTTCGTTGTTTGACCATTTCCAAAAAAGTGTATCTTCGTTATATTCGTACCACTCTATCACATTTGCCAGTTGTTTTCCAAATAGTCCCATTTTTGTTTCCTTTCTAAAAAATTCAATTAATTTTTATAAAATTTTTTATT harbors:
- a CDS encoding SPFH domain-containing protein — its product is MGLFGKQLANVIEWYEYNEDTLFWKWSNNEIKKGSKLILKPGQDAIFLHNGKIEGIFENDGEYDIQSEIIPFLSTLKGFKFGFNSGLRAEVIFVNTKEVTIKWGTKNAISIPAAGLPGGMPIRAFGTMSCKVDDNQVLIEKIAGIKQQFGIEDVKERVLSMLDQLLMKWIVREGKDMFNLQANASEIGSGIQTDLDLEMRKIGLAMTGFAVSSFNYPEEIKKMQEKAAAQSMVGDVNRYTQMAMADSMANGSGSGVAGDMAQMQMGMMMGQQIVNQMNNNGVNNQNSNNNAQQENTSNGTVPKFCPNCGTKTNGAKFCPECGTKLF
- a CDS encoding macro domain-containing protein, with translation MKSKDLKNRIVLVKGDITEYPADVIVNAANSSLLGGSGVDGAIHRKGGKEIAKDCQKIRNTQGKCDVGKAVITRAGNMPFKNVIHTVGPVWQSGKNNEAKLFAEKLLKKAYISSLELAEKNKLKNISFPNISTGVYRFPKDLAAKTAINAVIEYLEKSDFIEKVNFVCFENENFKIYQKLLEEKGIL
- a CDS encoding ECF transporter S component translates to MKSLKNDFSLMSSLLIPVAVAINFTGSLIASSLKLPLFLDAIGTVFISLIAGPWVGSVTAVITSIATGGFNPVNLAFLPVGILIAVVIGNLTKLKIKNIVVKIILLILALTITTVIANTVITILVYKGITPDGTGFVASSLIKLGFGEVFSVIAATFVSEIMDKSLTIIIAVLIVKSMSDRYLIKFKYGENYIK
- a CDS encoding energy-coupling factor ABC transporter ATP-binding protein, producing the protein MGIEIKNFSYKYPLEDKNVLENLNLKIETGEFWAIVGKNGSGKTTFCNALRRFVPDFYKGEVTGKIVIDGKNLKDFNPKELVTKVGFVFQNPFTQISGVKDTVFEEIAYGLENLAVEKEKIIKRVNETLKLLEIEHLKDKNPQEMSGGQKQRVALASIIVMDPEILVIDEPTSQLDPKGTQDIFKIINIMAKKGKTIILVEHKLELIAEYAEKIVVLDEGKIILSGDKKEILNNRLLEEKGIGMPQYSKLAYELIKVGKAKFEEIPITKGKTVELLKK
- a CDS encoding energy-coupling factor transporter transmembrane component T; the encoded protein is MNNFFKNLYPLTKFYLVLTLVISGFIIPYNIYGYLLFVICGIFAFLYGKLGIYVKRAFLSLFLLTLVIFLAQSLLFVSDEVFAKIWIFVIYKKGLLKAIAVTSKLWAIITPITLLILITPAKDFITALEKKGINPKMAFILLLTLQMIPEMGKQASVILDSQRSRGVETEGNVFVRFKALLPVFIPLVLGSIVNTEERAITLEARGFSIGEKRTILDELKETKNDKIIKMILVIFLILCIAWRILWVLK